From Streptomyces durmitorensis, a single genomic window includes:
- a CDS encoding DUF1524 domain-containing protein: protein MPAIARTAILLATTLTLPLQATAHAAPTAPVAGETITQPLHTALKALTIKGEGRSGYQRESFKHWVDADKDGCSTRHEVLLAEALTDPERGAKRKLTGGRWYSEYDDQYIDGPSGLDIDHRIPLAEAWDSGAKEWTAAWRQEYANDRGDERALIAVTAKSNRSKSDPLNLDAAGRRQPVRVRPMGCYQDPLEACHRPE from the coding sequence GTGCCCGCCATCGCCCGCACAGCCATCCTGCTCGCCACCACTCTCACCCTCCCCCTCCAGGCCACAGCCCACGCCGCCCCCACCGCACCCGTGGCTGGGGAGACCATCACCCAGCCACTCCATACCGCACTGAAGGCCCTCACGATCAAGGGCGAGGGCCGCAGCGGCTACCAACGTGAGAGCTTCAAGCACTGGGTCGACGCCGACAAGGACGGCTGTTCCACCCGGCACGAAGTCCTGCTCGCCGAAGCACTCACCGACCCCGAGCGGGGAGCGAAGCGCAAGCTCACCGGGGGGCGTTGGTACTCCGAGTACGACGACCAGTACATCGACGGGCCGTCCGGGCTCGACATTGATCACCGGATCCCGCTGGCCGAAGCCTGGGATTCCGGCGCCAAGGAATGGACTGCGGCATGGCGGCAGGAGTACGCCAACGACCGCGGCGACGAACGGGCGTTGATCGCCGTCACGGCGAAGTCCAACCGCAGCAAGTCCGATCCCCTCAACCTGGATGCCGCCGGCCGAAGGCAACCGGTGCGAGTACGCCCAATGGGTTGCTATCAAGACCCGTTGGAAGCTTGCCATCGACCCGAGTGA
- a CDS encoding VOC family protein — protein sequence MEYTLEVIPLPVSDVDRAMEFYRDKLGFHVDIDQEVMPGMRIVQLTPPGSGCSIALADTLWDTMDGPTPAPGSYQGLQLCVADAKAAHAELTARGLEISEPVAHAPQDGGTFMYFKDPDGNGWAIQEYRVRGTTPLRAAIVSAP from the coding sequence ATGGAATACACACTCGAGGTGATCCCGCTCCCCGTCAGCGACGTCGACCGGGCCATGGAGTTCTACCGCGACAAGCTCGGCTTCCACGTGGACATCGACCAGGAGGTCATGCCGGGCATGCGCATCGTCCAGCTGACCCCGCCGGGGTCCGGCTGTTCCATCGCCCTGGCCGACACCCTCTGGGACACGATGGACGGCCCCACCCCGGCCCCCGGCTCCTACCAGGGCCTCCAGCTGTGCGTCGCCGACGCGAAGGCCGCGCACGCGGAGCTGACCGCGCGCGGCCTGGAGATCTCGGAGCCGGTGGCGCATGCGCCGCAGGACGGCGGCACGTTCATGTACTTCAAGGACCCGGACGGCAATGGCTGGGCCATCCAGGAGTATCGCGTCCGCGGGACGACTCCTCTGCGGGCGGCGATCGTCAGCGCCCCGTAG
- a CDS encoding pyridoxamine 5'-phosphate oxidase family protein, with protein MPSKEPRAELDTRYSSAGAAATPWSDAVRQLKAAELFWISSVRPDGRPHVTPLPAVWLDGALHFCTGPEERKARNVAANPEVVLTTGVNLWDKGYDLVVEGSAVRITEEDRLRRLAAAWEEKYGSFWHYEVQDGCFHHGPGHAYVFEVAPRTAFGFGKGEPFSQTRWRFA; from the coding sequence ATGCCGAGCAAGGAACCCCGTGCGGAACTGGACACCCGGTACAGCAGCGCGGGGGCAGCCGCGACCCCCTGGTCCGACGCCGTGCGGCAGCTCAAGGCGGCCGAGCTCTTCTGGATCTCGTCCGTGCGCCCCGACGGGCGCCCGCACGTCACACCGCTGCCCGCGGTCTGGCTGGACGGCGCGCTGCACTTCTGCACGGGCCCCGAGGAGCGCAAGGCACGGAACGTGGCGGCCAACCCCGAGGTCGTGCTGACCACGGGCGTCAACCTCTGGGACAAGGGTTACGACCTGGTCGTCGAGGGCTCCGCGGTCCGGATCACCGAGGAGGACAGGCTGCGGCGCCTGGCGGCGGCGTGGGAGGAGAAGTACGGCAGCTTCTGGCACTACGAGGTGCAGGACGGCTGCTTCCACCACGGTCCGGGCCACGCGTACGTCTTCGAGGTGGCCCCTCGTACCGCCTTCGGCTTCGGCAAGGGCGAGCCGTTCAGCCAGACGCGCTGGCGCTTCGCGTGA
- a CDS encoding bifunctional [glutamine synthetase] adenylyltransferase/[glutamine synthetase]-adenylyl-L-tyrosine phosphorylase, translating to MTVPQGRRSSTFTRLLRHGFTDPSAAERLLGAPELSAVRTDPVLLDALGAAADPDLALLGLVRLVEGQPDDTGRRELLDTLVSAKPLRDRLLGVLGASEALADHLARHPRDWRALVTYELADLHPGVEEFERGLADATDPVSLRVSYRRCLLAIAARDVCGTTDVAEAAAELADLATATLRAALAMAEAAAPDDAARCRLAVIAMGKCGGHELNYVSDVDVIFVGEPAEGTGGTDAADEGKAIQAATRLASHMMRICSETTVEGTIWPVDANLRPEGRNGPLVRTLSSHLAYYQRWAKTWEFQALLKARPVAGDLALGEEYVSTLAPLVWHAAERDNFVPDVQKMRRRVVENIPAGEVDRELKLGPGGLRDVEFAVQLLQLVHGRGDTSIRSGSTLAALEALAAGGYVGRVDAVQLDDAYRFLRSLEHRIQLFKMRRTHLIPEDDADLRRIGRSLGMRTEPITELNRAWKRHTSVVRRLHEKLFYRPLLDAVAQLAPVETRLSTDAARERLVALGYHDPAAALRHLEALASGVTRKAAIQRTLLPVLLGWFADSADPDAGLLNFRKVSDALGKTPWYLRLLRDEGAAAENLARVLSAGRLAPDLLLRAPEAVALLGDQRGLDPRDHAHLEQEVLAAVGRADGAEKAVTAARGVRRRELFRTTAADIIGSYGTEESPAAEDPGALLDRVGSAVSDLTAATIAGTLRAVVREGWGDTLPVRFSVIGMGRFGGHELSYGSDADVLFVHEPREGVGDHEAAKAAAQVVSEMRRLLQLPSSDPPLLIDADLRPEGKSGPLVRTLASYEAYYRRWSLVWESQALLRAEPVAGDAELGRAFIDLIDPLRYPAEGLGEDAVREIRRLKARMEAERMPRGADPTLHTKLGRGGLSDVEWTVQLMQLSHGWVEPGLRTTRTREALAAACAAELIPTEDAAILDEAWVLAARVRNAVMLVRGRAGDTFPSDGRELAAVGRYLGYDPGHVGDMLDDYRRVTRRARAVMEERFYGA from the coding sequence ATGACGGTGCCGCAAGGGCGCAGAAGCAGTACGTTCACGCGGCTGCTGCGGCATGGCTTCACCGATCCGTCCGCCGCTGAGCGGCTGCTCGGGGCTCCCGAACTGTCCGCGGTGCGGACCGACCCGGTGCTGCTCGACGCCCTGGGCGCCGCCGCCGACCCCGACCTGGCCCTCCTCGGCCTCGTACGCCTGGTCGAGGGGCAGCCCGACGACACCGGCCGCCGGGAGCTGCTGGACACCCTGGTCAGCGCCAAGCCGCTGCGTGACCGGCTGCTCGGGGTGCTCGGCGCCTCCGAGGCGCTCGCCGACCACCTGGCCCGGCACCCCCGCGACTGGCGGGCCCTGGTCACGTACGAGCTGGCCGACCTGCACCCCGGCGTCGAGGAGTTCGAGCGCGGCCTCGCCGACGCCACCGACCCGGTCTCGCTCCGCGTCTCCTACCGCCGCTGCCTGCTCGCCATAGCGGCCCGTGACGTCTGCGGCACGACGGACGTGGCCGAGGCCGCGGCCGAGCTCGCTGACCTGGCGACGGCGACCCTGCGTGCCGCGCTCGCCATGGCCGAGGCCGCCGCCCCCGACGACGCCGCGCGGTGCAGACTCGCGGTCATCGCGATGGGCAAGTGCGGTGGCCACGAGCTGAATTACGTGTCGGACGTCGACGTCATCTTCGTCGGTGAACCCGCAGAGGGCACAGGCGGCACGGACGCCGCCGACGAGGGCAAGGCCATCCAGGCCGCCACCCGCCTCGCCTCGCACATGATGCGGATCTGCTCGGAGACCACGGTCGAGGGCACCATCTGGCCGGTCGACGCCAACCTCCGCCCGGAAGGCCGCAACGGCCCGCTGGTGCGCACCCTCAGCAGCCACCTCGCCTACTACCAGCGCTGGGCCAAGACCTGGGAGTTCCAGGCGCTGCTCAAGGCCCGCCCGGTGGCCGGGGACCTGGCTCTCGGCGAGGAGTACGTCAGCACGCTCGCGCCCCTGGTCTGGCACGCGGCCGAGCGCGACAACTTCGTTCCCGACGTGCAGAAGATGCGCCGCCGGGTCGTGGAGAACATCCCGGCGGGCGAGGTCGACCGCGAGCTGAAGCTGGGCCCCGGCGGCCTGCGGGACGTCGAATTCGCCGTACAGCTCCTGCAGTTGGTGCACGGCCGCGGCGACACGTCGATCCGCAGCGGCTCGACCCTGGCGGCCCTGGAGGCGCTCGCGGCCGGCGGGTACGTGGGGCGCGTGGACGCCGTCCAGCTCGACGACGCCTACCGCTTCCTGCGCTCCCTGGAGCACCGCATCCAGCTCTTCAAGATGCGGCGCACCCATCTGATCCCGGAGGACGACGCGGACCTGCGGCGCATCGGCCGCTCCCTGGGCATGCGCACGGAGCCGATCACCGAGCTGAACCGCGCGTGGAAGCGGCACACCTCGGTCGTGCGCCGTCTGCACGAGAAGCTCTTCTACCGCCCGCTCCTGGACGCCGTGGCCCAACTCGCCCCCGTCGAGACCCGGTTGAGCACGGACGCGGCCCGCGAACGTCTGGTGGCCCTCGGCTACCACGACCCCGCGGCCGCCCTGCGCCACCTGGAGGCGCTCGCGTCGGGCGTCACCCGCAAGGCGGCGATCCAGCGCACCCTGCTCCCCGTGCTCCTCGGCTGGTTCGCGGACTCGGCGGACCCCGACGCGGGCCTCCTGAACTTCCGCAAGGTGTCCGACGCGCTGGGCAAGACCCCCTGGTATCTGAGGCTCCTGCGCGACGAGGGCGCGGCGGCCGAGAACCTGGCCCGCGTCCTGTCCGCGGGCCGCCTGGCCCCCGACCTCCTCCTGCGCGCCCCCGAAGCGGTGGCCCTGCTCGGCGACCAGCGTGGCCTGGACCCGCGCGACCACGCGCACCTGGAGCAGGAGGTCCTGGCCGCGGTGGGCCGCGCGGACGGCGCCGAGAAGGCGGTGACCGCGGCGCGCGGCGTCCGCCGCCGCGAGCTGTTCCGCACGACGGCGGCCGACATCATCGGCTCGTACGGCACGGAGGAGAGCCCCGCCGCCGAGGATCCCGGCGCCCTCCTGGACCGGGTGGGCAGCGCGGTCTCCGACCTGACGGCGGCGACGATCGCGGGGACGCTGCGCGCGGTGGTCCGCGAAGGCTGGGGCGACACGCTGCCGGTGCGGTTCTCCGTGATCGGCATGGGCCGCTTCGGCGGCCACGAACTGAGCTACGGCTCGGACGCCGACGTCCTCTTCGTCCACGAGCCGCGCGAGGGCGTGGGCGACCACGAGGCCGCGAAGGCGGCGGCCCAGGTCGTCTCGGAGATGCGCCGGCTCCTGCAACTCCCCAGCAGCGACCCGCCGTTGCTGATCGACGCGGATCTGCGCCCGGAGGGCAAGAGCGGACCACTGGTGCGGACCCTCGCCTCGTACGAGGCCTACTACCGCCGCTGGTCACTGGTCTGGGAGTCCCAGGCGCTGCTGCGTGCCGAACCGGTCGCCGGTGACGCCGAGTTGGGCCGCGCCTTCATCGACCTGATCGACCCGTTGCGCTATCCGGCGGAGGGCCTCGGCGAGGACGCGGTCCGCGAGATCCGCCGTCTGAAGGCCCGCATGGAGGCCGAACGCATGCCGCGCGGCGCCGACCCCACCCTCCACACCAAGCTGGGCCGCGGCGGTCTCTCGGACGTCGAATGGACCGTCCAGCTCATGCAGTTGAGCCACGGCTGGGTCGAGCCGGGCCTGCGCACCACCCGCACCCGGGAGGCCCTCGCGGCGGCCTGTGCGGCCGAGCTGATCCCGACCGAGGACGCGGCGATCCTGGACGAGGCGTGGGTCCTCGCCGCGCGGGTGCGCAACGCGGTGATGCTGGTGCGGGGCCGGGCGGGCGACACGTTCCCGTCGGACGGCCGCGAACTGGCCGCGGTGGGGCGCTACTTGGGCTACGACCCCGGGCACGTCGGGGACATGCTGGACGACTACCGACGGGTCACGCGCAGGGCGCGGGCCGTGATGGAGGAGCGGTTCTACGGGGCGTAG
- a CDS encoding TetR/AcrR family transcriptional regulator — protein MGRPRTPLLDRDRITTTALALIDEKGDFSVPQIAKRLGAQTGSVYHHVDGRDGIVELLRERVSEAIDTSTLDPRRPWDASLSGWARSYRAAFAAHPKVIPLLMTSPVRAPRVLEQYECAVTLLIDAGFALTDVMPVIIALENLVLGSALDLAAPEAMWELPDETSTPALARALDAAPRGRADRAFELALAGFLAHARTML, from the coding sequence ATGGGACGGCCGCGCACCCCCCTGCTCGACAGGGACCGCATCACTACGACCGCGCTCGCCCTCATCGACGAGAAGGGCGACTTCAGCGTCCCGCAGATCGCCAAGCGCCTCGGCGCGCAGACCGGCTCCGTCTACCACCACGTGGACGGCCGCGACGGCATCGTGGAGCTGCTCCGCGAGCGGGTGAGCGAGGCGATCGACACCAGCACCCTCGACCCGCGACGCCCCTGGGACGCATCCCTGTCCGGCTGGGCCCGCTCCTACCGTGCCGCCTTCGCGGCCCACCCCAAGGTCATCCCGCTCCTCATGACCTCACCGGTGCGCGCCCCGCGCGTACTTGAGCAGTACGAGTGCGCGGTGACGCTGCTCATCGACGCGGGGTTCGCGCTCACGGACGTCATGCCGGTGATCATCGCCCTGGAGAACCTGGTGCTCGGCTCCGCGCTCGACCTGGCCGCGCCCGAGGCCATGTGGGAGCTGCCGGACGAGACGTCGACGCCCGCGCTCGCACGGGCCCTTGACGCGGCGCCACGGGGGCGCGCCGACCGCGCCTTCGAGCTGGCGCTCGCGGGGTTCCTGGCGCACGCGCGGACCATGCTCTAG
- a CDS encoding APC family permease has product MSTTTQGPAAEAGPTLRSGSLGTADIAFFVVSAAAPLTVMAGVAPIAISLGGIGAPVGYLLAGITLAVFAVGFTAMSRHVRSGGAFYAYITRGLGRPAGIAAALLAMLGYNGMEIGVYGLLGTATQDTAHALFGADIPWLPVSLAGLLLIWYAGYRSIDFGAKLLGVLLVAETGILVLLAGGVLIKGGSGEGLSLDGFAPGHVLVPGTAAVLAFAFAAFTGFESTVIYRREARNPDRTVPRATYIAVAFLGLFYAFVVWTVIQAFGDDAVVKAAGSDPAGLFFSAITTYVGGWAADLMHVLIVTSVLASLLAFHNAINRYALGLSEEGVLPKALGRVHGKHRSPYLAGAAQTVLGAVVVVAFAAAGADPYAQLLLWVNTPGMIGLLALQLIAAIAVPFYFRRISHGEGVLRTVVAPGVATVLLSAALVLVATHIDVFTGASPFVNTILVGVAPAVFVLGLALAMRLRRSRPEVYEGFAAEPPG; this is encoded by the coding sequence ATGTCCACAACCACCCAGGGCCCGGCCGCCGAGGCCGGTCCCACGCTCCGCAGTGGCTCACTCGGCACCGCCGACATCGCCTTCTTCGTCGTCTCGGCCGCCGCCCCGCTCACCGTCATGGCGGGCGTCGCCCCCATCGCCATCTCCCTGGGCGGCATCGGCGCACCCGTCGGCTACCTGCTCGCCGGGATCACGCTCGCCGTCTTCGCCGTCGGTTTCACCGCGATGAGCCGCCACGTCCGCAGTGGCGGCGCCTTCTACGCGTACATCACGCGCGGCCTCGGCCGCCCCGCCGGCATCGCCGCCGCGCTGCTCGCCATGCTGGGCTACAACGGCATGGAGATCGGCGTCTACGGACTCCTGGGCACCGCCACGCAGGACACCGCCCACGCCCTGTTCGGCGCGGACATCCCCTGGCTTCCGGTGTCGCTCGCCGGGCTGCTGCTCATCTGGTACGCCGGATACCGCTCGATCGACTTCGGCGCGAAGCTGCTCGGTGTGCTGCTCGTCGCAGAGACCGGGATCCTGGTGCTGCTCGCGGGTGGCGTCCTGATCAAGGGAGGGTCGGGGGAGGGCCTGAGCCTGGACGGCTTCGCCCCGGGACACGTCCTCGTCCCCGGCACGGCCGCCGTGCTCGCGTTCGCCTTCGCGGCGTTCACCGGATTCGAGTCGACCGTCATCTACCGCCGTGAGGCGCGGAATCCGGACCGGACGGTGCCGCGCGCGACGTACATCGCGGTGGCGTTCCTCGGACTCTTCTACGCCTTCGTCGTCTGGACGGTGATCCAGGCCTTCGGCGACGATGCGGTGGTGAAGGCCGCGGGCTCGGACCCGGCGGGCCTCTTCTTCTCGGCCATCACCACCTATGTGGGCGGCTGGGCCGCCGACTTGATGCACGTGCTGATCGTGACGAGCGTGCTGGCGTCGCTGCTGGCCTTCCACAACGCGATCAACCGGTACGCGCTCGGGCTCTCGGAGGAAGGGGTGCTGCCGAAGGCCCTCGGCAGGGTGCACGGGAAGCATCGGTCTCCCTACCTGGCGGGGGCGGCGCAGACGGTTCTCGGGGCGGTGGTGGTCGTCGCCTTCGCCGCGGCGGGCGCGGATCCCTACGCGCAGCTGCTGCTGTGGGTCAACACCCCCGGGATGATCGGCCTGTTGGCGCTTCAGCTGATCGCGGCGATCGCTGTTCCCTTCTACTTCCGGCGGATCAGCCATGGGGAGGGTGTGCTGCGGACGGTGGTGGCGCCGGGGGTGGCGACGGTGCTGCTGAGCGCGGCGCTTGTCCTGGTCGCCACGCACATCGACGTCTTCACCGGGGCGAGCCCCTTCGTGAACACGATCCTGGTCGGGGTCGCCCCCGCGGTGTTCGTCCTGGGCCTGGCCCTCGCGATGCGGCTGCGCCGCAGCCGTCCGGAGGTGTACGAGGGCTTCGCCGCGGAGCCGCCGGGCTGA
- a CDS encoding amidohydrolase, whose amino-acid sequence MPPADLILTGAHIHTLDPTNPQATALAVRDGHIAAVGHEADVRDWKGPRTEQIDLGGATLTPGLVDSHSHPVWGLEMATGLDLSAVADLEELRAALRTAARVDGWVIAWGLDHNAFGGRPVDRALVEDALDGAPAFIRLYDGHSALASGAALRAAGVEGPRAFAQRATVVCDDEGRPTGHLVEHAAMDLLNDVLPRPSHAERRTRLVELLSAMAATGLTGAHVMDLGGDDVPGLLAAVEQETHLPLRLRLAPWCMPGVDKDGLDELVALQAERGRHWRVGGAKFFMDGTVEGGTAWLEHADCHGQGTDAFWPDPQAYANAVRHLHAAGVRTATHAIGDAAVRHVLDTVASLGPGGRLTHRIEHIETVPDDTIPRFAELGVIASMQPPHTAYTRADHTDEWSKRLGDERAARAWRTRDLRDAGAVVALGSDWPIAHYDARQVLATARTPRGAASAAAGLTGLMALEGVTSHAAVAAGEGEVAGRIAPGFRADLTAFGLDPVQAPADEVAQAPVLLTVSGGRVTHRHR is encoded by the coding sequence TTGCCCCCCGCCGACCTCATCCTCACCGGCGCCCACATCCACACCCTCGACCCCACCAACCCCCAAGCCACCGCCCTCGCCGTCCGCGACGGACACATCGCGGCAGTGGGCCACGAGGCAGACGTACGCGACTGGAAAGGCCCCCGCACCGAGCAGATCGACCTCGGCGGAGCCACCCTCACCCCAGGTCTCGTCGACTCCCACAGCCACCCGGTCTGGGGGTTGGAGATGGCCACCGGCCTCGACCTCTCGGCCGTGGCCGATCTCGAAGAGCTCCGCGCCGCCCTGCGCACAGCGGCCCGCGTCGATGGATGGGTCATCGCCTGGGGGCTCGACCACAACGCCTTCGGCGGGCGGCCCGTCGACCGGGCGCTCGTCGAGGACGCCCTCGACGGCGCGCCCGCCTTCATCCGCCTCTACGACGGCCACTCCGCCCTGGCCAGCGGCGCGGCCCTGCGCGCGGCGGGTGTCGAAGGCCCCCGTGCCTTCGCCCAGCGCGCCACCGTCGTCTGCGACGACGAAGGGCGCCCCACCGGCCACCTCGTCGAGCACGCCGCGATGGACCTCCTGAACGACGTCCTGCCCCGCCCCTCCCACGCCGAGCGCCGCACCCGCCTGGTCGAGCTGCTCTCCGCGATGGCGGCCACCGGCCTGACCGGCGCCCATGTCATGGACCTCGGAGGCGACGACGTACCCGGACTGCTCGCGGCGGTCGAGCAGGAAACGCACCTCCCCCTGCGGCTGCGGCTCGCCCCCTGGTGCATGCCCGGCGTCGACAAGGACGGGCTCGACGAGCTGGTCGCGTTGCAGGCCGAGCGCGGCAGGCACTGGCGCGTCGGCGGTGCCAAGTTCTTCATGGACGGGACCGTCGAGGGCGGCACCGCCTGGCTGGAGCACGCGGACTGCCACGGGCAGGGGACCGACGCCTTCTGGCCGGACCCTCAGGCCTACGCGAACGCCGTGCGGCACCTGCACGCGGCCGGGGTGCGGACGGCGACCCACGCCATCGGGGACGCCGCCGTGCGGCACGTGCTCGACACCGTCGCGTCGCTCGGCCCCGGCGGGCGCCTCACGCACCGGATCGAGCACATCGAGACCGTCCCGGACGACACGATCCCGCGCTTCGCGGAGCTCGGGGTGATCGCCTCGATGCAGCCGCCGCACACCGCGTACACACGCGCCGACCACACCGACGAGTGGTCCAAGCGGCTGGGGGACGAGCGGGCCGCGCGGGCGTGGCGGACCCGGGACCTGCGGGACGCGGGCGCTGTCGTCGCCCTGGGCTCCGACTGGCCCATCGCGCACTACGACGCACGTCAGGTGCTCGCGACCGCGCGTACGCCCCGTGGAGCGGCCTCGGCGGCGGCCGGCCTCACCGGGCTCATGGCTCTGGAGGGGGTCACCTCCCACGCCGCGGTCGCGGCGGGCGAGGGGGAGGTCGCGGGGCGGATCGCTCCCGGCTTCCGGGCCGATCTCACGGCCTTCGGGCTCGACCCCGTCCAGGCGCCCGCCGACGAGGTGGCGCAGGCGCCTGTCCTGCTGACCGTGTCCGGGGGACGCGTCACGCACCGTCACCGGTGA
- a CDS encoding phosphatase PAP2 family protein, with protein sequence MGEMTVTTLEGQQRPTTSPIAGEQEDRNGRFLRRLRTPRRPRLWFEILLIAVSYWTYSLIRNAVPEQKSQALRNADWIWRVEEHLGIAVEQSVNHAVNSVTWLIVGMNYYYATLHFVVTLGVLVWLFRKHPGRYAATRMVLFATTAVALLGYYLYPLAPPRLMNGHDFIDTVLVHQTWGSMASGDLKHMSNQYAAMPSMHIGWSLWCGLTIFALASVPWVKVLGLLYPTATLIVIVATANHFWLDAVGGLICLAFGFAVARLWYGAMPYRMPQEVAVQEERAPLLSARFRARFKARSKA encoded by the coding sequence ATGGGTGAGATGACTGTGACGACACTGGAAGGCCAGCAGCGGCCCACCACATCACCCATCGCGGGCGAGCAAGAAGACCGCAATGGGCGGTTCCTGCGCCGTCTTCGCACGCCCCGACGCCCTCGGCTCTGGTTCGAGATCCTGCTGATCGCGGTGAGTTACTGGACGTACTCCCTGATCCGCAACGCGGTGCCGGAACAGAAGTCGCAGGCCCTGCGCAACGCCGACTGGATCTGGCGGGTGGAGGAGCACCTGGGGATCGCCGTGGAGCAGAGCGTCAACCACGCGGTGAACTCGGTGACATGGCTCATCGTCGGCATGAACTACTACTACGCGACGCTGCACTTCGTGGTGACGCTCGGTGTCCTGGTCTGGCTCTTCCGCAAGCACCCGGGTCGTTATGCGGCGACACGCATGGTGCTCTTCGCGACGACAGCGGTGGCCCTGCTCGGCTACTACCTGTATCCGCTGGCGCCCCCGCGCCTGATGAACGGCCACGACTTCATCGACACGGTCCTCGTCCACCAGACCTGGGGCTCCATGGCCTCCGGCGACCTCAAGCACATGTCGAACCAGTACGCGGCGATGCCGTCGATGCACATCGGCTGGTCCCTGTGGTGCGGCCTGACGATCTTCGCGCTGGCCTCGGTGCCGTGGGTGAAGGTGCTCGGCCTGCTCTACCCGACGGCGACCCTGATCGTGATCGTGGCCACCGCCAACCACTTCTGGCTCGACGCGGTGGGCGGCCTGATCTGCCTGGCGTTCGGGTTCGCGGTGGCGCGCCTCTGGTACGGCGCGATGCCGTACCGGATGCCTCAGGAGGTGGCGGTGCAGGAGGAGCGGGCTCCGCTCCTGTCGGCCAGGTTCAGGGCCCGGTTCAAGGCCCGGTCCAAGGCCTGA
- a CDS encoding LacI family DNA-binding transcriptional regulator — translation MTARLADIAAQAGVSEATVSRVLNGKPGVAGATRQSVLAALDVLGYERPVRLRQRSAGLVGLITPELENPIFPALAQVIGQALTRQGYTPVLATQTPGGSTEDELTEMLVDRGVSGIIFVSGLHADTSADMQRYEQLRAQGVPFVLVDGFSPKVQAPFISPDDRAAMRLAVTHLVSLGHTRIGLALGPKRFVPVQRKIEGFVRTVQDLLALTPEEIESDLVQHSLYTLEGGQAAASALMDRGCTAVVCASDMMALGAIRTARQRGFEVPDDISVVGFDDSPLIAFTDPPLTTVRKPVPAMGQAAVRTLLEEIGGTPAPHSEFVFMPELVVRGSTASSPRGRARP, via the coding sequence GTGACCGCGCGACTGGCCGACATCGCAGCGCAGGCGGGGGTCAGCGAGGCGACGGTCAGCCGGGTGCTCAACGGCAAGCCCGGCGTCGCCGGTGCCACCCGCCAGTCCGTGCTTGCCGCACTCGACGTGCTCGGCTACGAGCGCCCGGTGCGGCTGCGCCAGCGCAGCGCGGGTCTGGTCGGGCTGATCACGCCGGAGCTGGAGAACCCGATCTTCCCCGCGCTCGCCCAGGTCATCGGGCAGGCCCTGACCCGCCAGGGGTATACGCCGGTCCTCGCGACGCAGACGCCGGGCGGCTCCACGGAGGACGAGCTCACGGAGATGCTCGTGGACCGCGGGGTCTCCGGCATCATCTTCGTCTCGGGCCTGCACGCGGACACCTCCGCCGACATGCAGCGCTACGAACAGCTGCGCGCGCAAGGCGTGCCGTTCGTCCTGGTCGACGGGTTCTCCCCCAAGGTGCAGGCGCCCTTCATCTCGCCGGACGACCGGGCGGCGATGCGCCTGGCGGTGACCCATCTCGTCTCCCTGGGTCATACACGGATCGGACTCGCCCTGGGCCCCAAGCGGTTCGTGCCCGTGCAGCGGAAGATCGAGGGCTTCGTACGCACGGTGCAGGACCTGCTCGCCCTGACCCCCGAGGAGATCGAGTCGGATCTGGTCCAGCATTCGCTGTACACGCTGGAGGGCGGGCAGGCGGCGGCGTCCGCGCTGATGGACCGCGGCTGCACGGCCGTGGTGTGCGCGAGCGACATGATGGCCCTGGGGGCGATACGGACGGCGAGGCAGCGTGGATTCGAGGTCCCCGACGACATCTCGGTGGTGGGATTCGACGACTCCCCGCTGATCGCGTTCACCGATCCGCCCCTGACCACGGTGCGCAAGCCCGTACCGGCCATGGGGCAGGCGGCGGTGCGTACACTCCTTGAGGAGATCGGCGGCACGCCCGCCCCGCACAGCGAATTCGTGTTCATGCCGGAGCTGGTCGTTCGGGGTTCAACTGCTTCTTCCCCTCGGGGACGCGCTCGTCCGTAA